A window from Plectropomus leopardus isolate mb chromosome 3, YSFRI_Pleo_2.0, whole genome shotgun sequence encodes these proteins:
- the fam163ab gene encoding LOW QUALITY PROTEIN: protein FAM163A (The sequence of the model RefSeq protein was modified relative to this genomic sequence to represent the inferred CDS: deleted 2 bases in 1 codon), translating to MTAGTVVITGGILATVILLCIIAVLCYCRLQYYCCKKNGSDSGSISQQHFACNACSVSGLDGSIVTPLSMSPPEPPGSSDPTKPTGRQRTYCPTCSPYDSPFYIRTTDEMRNGGERITYMPTHYENQALAMPLPSVRGSLLRDTHRGRPPEFYTNTRAVSTEV from the exons ATGACAGCTGGAACTGTTGTCATAACTGGAGGAATACTGGCCACAGTGATACTTCTGTGTATCATAGCTGTGCTCTGCTACTGTAGACTCCAG TACTACTGCTGTAAGAAGAATGGGTCTGACAGCGGTTCCATCTCTCAGCAACACTTTGCCTGCAATGCCTGCAGTGTCTCCGGCCTGGATGGGTCGATTGTCACCCCGCTGTCCATGTCGCCACCAGAGCCGCCCGGATCCTCTGAC CCAACCAAACCCACAGGGAGGCAACGCACTTACTGCCCCACCTGCTCACCGTATGACTCGCCCTTCTACATCCGTACCACTGATGAAATGCGCAACGGTGGCGAGCGCATCACCTACATGCCCACGCACTATGAGAACCAGGCGCTGGCCATGCCGCTGCCCTCTGTCCGAGGCTCCCTGCTGAGGGACACTCACAGAGGGCGGCCTCCAGAGTTTTACACCAACACCAGAGCCGTCAGCACTGAGGTGTGA